The Solibacillus sp. FSL R7-0668 genome includes the window GGAAAACGTCTTCCATGGCTAATTATCTTACTGTTTTTAGGGATGCTTACTTCAGGCTTGATGGGGATTTTTGAGGCAACTTTAGATAAAGTAGCCCTACTTGCAACGTTTATTCCACTGATTTCAGGAACATCCGGCAACAGTGGAACACAGGCACTTGCGGTAGCGATTCGTGGTATTGCAACAGGCGATATTGGCGGTAAAGGCAAATTCCGACTTGTACTACGTGAATTGAGTACGGGTCTGATTATGGGACTTGTCAGCGGTGCACTGGTTGTCGGCATTATCTTTATTTGGAAAGGCACATTTGTGATTGGCTTATTAGTTGGAGCGGCGATTTGCTGTTCGATTATAGTGGCCACATTAGCAGGTTCGTTTATTCCAATCTTGATGCACAAGCTAGGTGTTGACCCGGCTGTTGCGTCAGGTCCGTTCATTACAACGTTAAATGACGTAACGAGTATTGTCATTTACTTAGGCTTAGCGTCCACATTTATTAGCCAAATTATGTAGCATCTCTTCAAATAGGTGCATATCGTATGAAAAAGGATGTGTAACGTGGAAGGGCAACCGCTACTTTATATTATGAGTCCGAGTTTTATCCTTAATACAGAAATAATACAGCAAGAAGAAAGTACATCACTTTTTATACCAACAACGATGTTAAAGGCGAATAATCCATTGCTCGAAAAACAATTAAGTTTTTTCTCCAAGCCTATGAAGGAGCCGCGTATGCTACAATTTATCATGAATGATGGCGAGCGTATTTATGCATCAATCCAAAAGTTACAAGGAGAAGATGTTTTACTAAATTGTCTTCATAAAGAGCGATGGATTAAGGTGAACCAGATCGTCGCGATTCAGCACACATTGTAAGAGGAGCCAGCTAGCATGGCTCCTTTTTTAGTGACTTTTAAGAAGAGCGCTTTAATTCTAATTTAGGGTAAAAGGAGGTTCTTATGTATCCCATGCTACTAAGGTTATAGCATGGGTTCGGCAGTTTTAATTACAAATTCCAAGGTCCACATCATCAATACATTGCACGGCACAGAAGCAATCTAGGTCAACTGTTACACAGCTATCTGACGCCTCAAATTGCGTTACACTACATACTTCGCGGAACGAAATCGCTGTACCCTCGTTATTTAATAAATCTACTGTACAATCATTGTCATTCTTTGGCACAAGCACACGTAATGTCGCGCAGCAACCGTCAAAAATGTCTTCAACACGGAAATAAATGGATACACATGCAGAATCATCGTTTGAAGTACTAAATGTCGCAAAGAATGGTGAACCATCCTTGTTAAGTAGTGTGAAGACACGCGTGTCAACCGAATTACGTGCTGGGCTTACAATACCTCCAAGTGGCTCTAAGAAACAGTTAGTCGTACATGATGAGCATTCGTCTTGAACAGCAGCATTTTGAATTTCTAAAATTGCACGTACCACTTCACAAACACAGCCGCTTGATGATGCTATTGGTCGGCTTGAAGAATTACTTTCTGGTCTACCACATCCCATAATTTCACCTCCTCTCAAAACTAAGCTCATACTACAATATGAATACCTAAATTGATGAATCGGGCGAATGTAACACTTAAATAAAGTTCCGAAGCTATTTGAATAAAACACCCCTTAAATGGTCATAATTGAAGCAACTTTTGATGCAAGGTGGGCTGTTATGAAAAAAATTTGGCTAAGTGCACTTTTACTACTCCTATTAGTTGGCTGCAATGAGCGCGATCAAGTAGAAATGTATACAAATACAAATGATACGCAGTTACAAAATGAGGTTGCGCAGCTGTTTAAGCAGGAGGATGCGGTCGAGAAGGTCAATATTTTATTGGTGGAGAATGAACTATTTGTTGCGATGCAGCTAAAGCCATTTAGTAAATGGAATAAGCAAAAAATTGAGCACAAGTGGCAGCAAAAGATTGAACAACAATTTGAACAACAAACAGTGCTTGTATCAACAGATTTCAAATTGTACTGGGAAACATCAAAGCTTCTAGAGGAAAAAAGTCAGCATAAGGTTCTGCAAAAGTTGCAGGATTTGAAAAAGCTTTCGAGGGAGGAAACCTAATATGAATGAGCAACAGTACACGACACTGAAAGAGCAGCTAACACCACAAACCCCTGTTTCCCTAAATGTTCTAAAGGCGTTTGGTGTTGGCGGGGTCATTTGTACAATCGGACAGGCCATCTCGTATTTTTATATGATGTTTTTTGATTTCACTGAAAAAACAGTCGGCAATCCAACGGTCGCAACGATGATTTTTTTAGCGATGCTATTAACAGGCTTTGGCTACTACCGAAAGCTTGGACAATTTGCGGGGGCTGGCAGTGCGGTACCGGTCACTGGTTTTGGCAATGCCGTGATTTCAGCAGCAATCGAATATAAAACAGAAGGGTTCGTGCTTGGCGTAGGCGGCAATATGTTTAAATTAGCAGGTGCGGTTATTTTATTTGGGGTTGTATCAGCCTTTTTTGTAGGGCTCGTTAAGCTGATTCTTGTATCGGTAGGTGTTGCGTCTTGGTAATTGTTTTTCAAACGAAGCCGGCCTTACTTGCCTCGGCCACTGTTGTTGGACCGTTAGAAAAGCGCAGTGTTTTTCATACGTATTTTGATAAGGTATTAAAGGATGAACGGGTGCATAAGCAAACGAATGAAAAAGGTGGCGCTATGCTTATTGCAGAGGCTTGTCAGCTTATTTTAAAAAAATCCAAATTAAATAATTTAGACATCGATTATTTATTAGGTGGCGATTTAATTAATCAAATGACGCCGACAAATTTTGCGGCACGTGAATTAGCCATCTCTTTTATTGGCATGTTTTCAGCTTGTGCGACGTCGGTATCCTCTATCATCGTTGCGGGCTTATTAACCGAACTTGGTGCCAGTGATTTTGCGATTGCAGGGGCATCCAGTCAGCATAACTCGGTTGAACGACAGTTCCGCTATCCGGTAAATTATGGGGGACAGAAGCCTGCAACAGCACAATGGACTGTGACGGCAGCCGGTTTTGTATTAGTAGGTAAGTATCAGAAAAAAATGCCTGTGCTTGAGGCGGCGACAATTGGAAAGGTGATTGATTATGGCGCGACGGACCCATTTCATATGGGAGGAGCAATGGCCCCGGCAGCCTTTGATACCATTCAAGCACATTTGAAAAAGCGCGGGCAAACGGTACAGGATTATGATGTTATTATGACAGGCGATTTAGGTAAGATTGGACTAAAAATACTCATCGCTATGTTTGCACAAAGCGGTGTGAAAAAAGAAGACTTAGCAAGATTTCGTGATGCTGGTGCAGAATTTTTTGGAGAAGATTCTGCGTTTTTGGCGGGTGCTAGCGGTGCTGGTTGTTCAGCAGCTGTTTATAGCAGCTATATGATTGAACAGTTTAAAACAGGACGCTATCAAAAAGTTTTGCTTGTTGCAACGGGTGCACTGCTTTCCCCATTATCGTTTCAACAAGGGGAATCGATTCCGTGTACAGCTCATGCAATTGAAATCGGAATGGGGTGATCGGAGTGGGTTTTTCATTTTTAATGGCATTTGTTGTTGGTGGGCTCATTTGTGTGATTGGGCAATTAATAATGGATCTTGGCAAATTAACACCGGGCCATACTTTATCAATATTAGTCGTTGTGGGTTCCATTTTAGACGGGTTTGGCTTGTATGAAGCACTCATTGATTTTGCAGGTGCTGGTGCGACAATTCCGATTACATCCTTTGGTAACTCGCTAACGCATGGTGTGATGGCGGAAGCAGAAAAGCATGGTTGGATTGGTGTGCTGACTGGGATGTTTGAAGTGACAAGCTCCGGTATTAGTGCAGCCATATTATTTGGTTTTATCGCGGCGGTAATTTTTAAGCCAAAAGGCAAAGTGGATTAGACGTTTTCCCCTCTTTCTTTTTTTAGTGTGCATACACTAAGAAATAGAAAGGGGGGATTTTGAATGTCTGGATATGGCGGCTGGCAACAAGGCTGTAACTATGAGTCTCCTGCATATAATAATTGTAACAATAGCAGCACTTTTGTGTTAATTGTAGTGCTCTTCATTTTATTAATTATTGTAGGAAGTGTATTTATCTAAAGGAGGCTATTCATGATGGAACGTTCATTTTCAAAACAAGTGGAGCGTAAAACCGGCGTTAGCTTTGATGAAATCATGGCGCTAGCTGGTGCGTTGACACATGCTAATTTTTCGGATGAAAAGCAAGTGCGTAAAATTGTAAAAAAAGTAAGTCGCCTTGCGAATAAGCCAATTACTAAAGAGTTAGAGGATAATATCGTAAAATCAATCCTACAGGACGGTAAGTCACTAGACTTTACCAAAATCGAAAAAATGATGAAGTAATGATGTGCAAAAAACCCCCCGTCAAAGTTTGGCGGGGGGGTTTTTTTAGATAAGAAAGTATAAAATTTTGCGTTGTAAAAGTGTCTAGGCATTCAAGCCAGCTCCTCGCATCATTAGGTTCCGCCATCGAAAGTGGTGAAGCATTTACTGTCTAGTCGGGCCCTCCAATGCCTGAGTATCACACGATGTGCGTCATTGGGGACTTGCCACATGGACGTGGCGTCTTGCCCACTCGGAGCTAAAAGGGCGGGAATACCTTTTCTTGTTATAACTCTTTTTCCATTGCACGGTGGGGTATACCTGCGTCCATGAATTCTGGTGATATGACGACATAGCCGAGCTTTTCATAGAAAGGAACGGCATAGCTTTGCGCATGAAGCTTTAGTTTTTTAAAGTCAATGCTTTTAGCGTATTGCTCAACCGTTTCCATAATTAATATACCAAGTCGTTTACCACGGTATGAGCTTAGTACACAAACACGCTCTACTTTTCCAATTTGTGGTTCAATTTCACGTATGCGCGCTGTCGCAATTGTATCCACTCCATCATTAACGATGAAGTGGATAGCTGTCGCGTCGTGTTCATCCAGCTCTAATGTAAGCGGTACCCCCTGTTCCTTAACGAATACCTCTTTACGTAAAGCAAAGCCACGCTCGCGGTCTTCGTCAGTCGTTACTAATTTTACATCGAACACGTATTACTCAGCTCCAGTCAATTTATAGGTTTCGTATGTTGTCCAAGAGCCATCTTCCAGTTGATACAGTAAATGAATGCGGTCGATTACGTCTGTTTCATCTACACCAACCATGCGCAACTGACTGAAAATGTCATCGTGCTCGGAAGCAGTCATTTTTTGGGCAATTGTAATATGTGGTGCAAATACATGCTTAGGTACACCGAGATTGATTTTTTCTTGTATAGACGTATGCAAGTTTTCTAATTGCGCTGTAGGCTCTACACGGAAATAAATCGCATTTGTCGTAGGATAAAAAGAGCTAATTCGGGAAGCATGAATTTGTAATGGTGCAAATTGTGCTGAAATTTCTTCTAAACTTTTAGAAATCTCAACAATCTGTGATTCATCTGCATCGAACGCATCTTTTAATGTAAGATGTGGTGTGATTAATGCGTAGTGTGGATCATAACGTTTTCGATAAGTGTTAGCTAAATCTTGAATTTTTTTAGATGGAAAAGCAACAATACCGTATTTCAAATTCATTACCCCCTAAAGAATTAATCAAATTTTCTCTAATTATAACAGAAAATTTTGTTAATAAACATTTCCTACTCTGCTGATTATCCGAAAATTTCTATTAATGCACGTTTTAAGTCGGGCTTCCAATAAGTCCAAGTGTGATTGCCGTCGAACTCCTCGTAAAACGTGTCTACACCAAGCGATACAAATAATTGATTTAGCTCGCGATTCGGTGTTAAAAAGTCTTTAACTGATTTGTCCTTTAATATTACTTCTTTTTCACGTAGGCCAATAATATGGTAAAGCGAAAGTGTGTTTAAGTTTTTTGCCTGGCGAACTGCTTGAAGGACATGTTCGTCAACAAAGGGTGATTGTAAAATCGCCTTTCCAAAAATATTCGGATAATGAATTGCTGTCATGAGCGAAATGGTTGCTGCCATCGAATCGCCAATAAGTGCGCGACCCCCACCCATTTGAGATGTGGAAAACTCTGCATCTAAAAAAGGGACTAATTCATGAGCTAAAAAGCGCATATACGCCTCAAATTGATCGCCAGTAGGGATATACTTACGTTTACGGTCTTGGTAATCCTTGTAAGGTACACCTACAATAATCATATTTTCAATCACATAATCATCAATCAATTGATCGGCAAGGCGCGGAATTCCACCAAGCTGAAAGTAATCTCTACCATCCGATGCAATTAAAATGTTATATTCAAATAGTGGAGAGTAGTTGGCTGGAATATAGATTAATAATTCTAATTCCTCATTTAATGCATTACTAAAAAAAGTAACGTCCTTTACTGTGCCTTTATCCAAAGTTGTCACTCCTGTCGTACGTTAGTCCCCAAAATTGTATCATAAAGAAAAATAAAGTTGTAATATAGAGAGAGTTAGGGAAAAATACATTAAAAATTATTTTGAAGTGAGGAAGTTATTTATGCATAATAAAAGTGTTCGTGTACACTCGGATGAAGTGGCAAAAGCAACACATGACGCATTATTACGCCGTCATGTGAAAATTGAAGATATTGCAGAAATCGTTTATACGATGCAATCGCCTTATAATGAAGGGCTAACAATCGAGCACTGTATTCAATCAGTGGAGCGTGTTTTAAATAAACGCGAAGTTCAGCATGCTGTATTAGTCGGAATTGAGCTAGATGAGTTAGCCGAGAAAAAATTATTATCCCCAACGCTACAAAAAATCGTCGAGTCGGATGAAGGGTTATTTGGGGTCGATGAAACATTAGCACTGGGCTCTGTGTTTACTTACGGAAGTATTGCGGTAACAACATTCGGTCATTTAGATAAGCAAAAAATCGGGATTATTGAAAAGCTAGATACAAAAGCCGGCGAGTCGGTAAATACATTTTTAGATGACTTAGTAGGAAGTATTGCAGCATGTGCGGCTTCACGATTAGCGCACCGTATGCGTGATTTAGAAGAAGATGGTGAAACCTTTGCAGCCATTCCACCAAAAGCATTAGGACCAAAGCAAAAAAAGAAAAAAGAAATTTAATTCCATGTGAATCAATTTCATAAATCGATTTTTTCAAGAACTTAGACGAATACAATTTTTTGATTTTCATTTTTAAAAATTATGCAGCTGTGTTTTGTTCATTTAATTGTGCATTCAAACGATCAACGGCTAATTTGCAGGCATTATAAATAAACGTCACCAGATTGAAATGGAGCTTGGCTTTTCTACCTGTTCGATGACGGACATTATTTAATTGAAAATATTCTTTTAAGTAGGCATTCACACGTTCAACAGCTGTACGTTCTTTGTACAGTTTCTCCCATAATGCGGAGCCTCTTGCTGGATACGTATACTTGCGAATATCCGTTTCACACTTGATTTTAAAAACTTTTTGACACAGTGAATCCTCACGTAATGGACACGTTGCACATTCTTTTGGACGTGTAAATTTTAAACACTGATATTTCTCGTCATAGCTGTCGTAACAGTAGCTATGTTCACGTACGCACGTTGGACGGAAATTTTCATCGAAACCCAAGATTTCGGATTCACGACGTTTAACGTATGGAATGACTGCTTTCATGTCTTGATTTAAAATTTGTCGATAGATCGCTTTGTAATCATACCCTGCATCAAATATCGTTGTTGTAAATTGATTTGGCACGACTTCAGCTACCTTTTTTAACAGTGGAATGGCTGCTTTACTATCACTTAAATTACCAGACGACATCAAGCGTGCCACAATGTACTGACTTTTTGTCAAGACAGCTAAATGCCCTTTAAAGCCGAACCAGAACGTGTTTTTACCGTCACTATTTTTCTTGACACCCCACTTGGGTTCGATTGGGATGTCTCGCCAAAGTGTCGATGTTGGAATCGTTAATTGAGCTTCTAATTTCTTTTCATAGGTTGTAAGATTTGCCTCGATTTCTGCTTGTTCAGCGAGCCAGGCTTCATGCTCTTCTTTCGATTTGCGACCACGCTTTTTCGGGATTTTTTCCTTTTTCTCAGATGGTTTTGATGCATCGCGCGCTTCAAAATGTGTCGCGTCAAAAGCGAGATGTTCTTCCTCTAGAAATCCTTCTGTAAAGGCATTTTGGATGAGTTCATCTTGCATTTTATCAAAGACTTCTGATTGGCTAATCACATCGACCATACGTGAATAAGAAGAGTCAGAAGGTACTGAATCAGAAAGTAAAAAGCCGCAATCTAAACGAAAGATAAGATCATTTTTCAGACGCTTGATTAAATCTTTTACCGTTGGAATACGCTCAATAATACGAATCACGAGCGATTGAATCATCGCACTATAGTTTAATTCTCTTGGAGCGCCACGCATTGTCTTTTTACTAAACAGTTGAAAAATCGGCTGTAAATCAAAAGTAGCCAAAATCGCATCAAAACGATGAGAACTTTCCATTTCCATTAATTCATGGATGTCAAATAGACGCATTTGCTTTACAATAGTCATAGGGCATTCACCTCAGGGATAATTTTGGTTTGGTCACTTAAATTATACCAAATTGGGGAGGTGCCCTTTTTTTATTGTTTTGAAACCCATGGGAGACAAGGGGTTGGAATTATGAAATTAACTCATGTATACAATTAGAAAGATCTTCGGTTATCATTACTGAAGATTTTTTTACTGTGATGGATAAAGGAAATCAAATTCATTGTACTATTCGTCAAATTTCATAATAATAGAAATAAGCTTTAAAAAAGGTTAGAAAAGAGGTCCTAACATTGAGTGACAAAGATATTAAAACTCTCATTACAAGTGGAACGATTATTTTGGCATTTGTGTTGTATTTAATATTTAGGTAAAGAGTTAAGTCTTCAGTTACTATAAGAACTGAGGATTTTTCGTTTAAAAAAGATTAGATGAAGAAAGTAGGCTATACGTTTGAAAAAGTTCTATTTTGCTTTGTTATTTTTGACATTGCTATTAACTGCATGCACAGAAGAAACAGGCACAGATATTGGTGAAACACAAGATATTCAAGGAATTGTAGCTACCACTACAGCAACAGCGGACAAACATGATATTAGTCAGTTTGAGGAATTTGAATTACAAGAGGTAATTGACGGGGACACGATCCGTATTAACTATAACGGGAAATCTGAAAAGGTTCGTTTTCTTCTTGTAGACACGCCTGAAACCAATCATGAAACATTGGGGGTGCAGCCATTTGGACCCGAAGCAAAAGCGTTTACGAAGGAGCTTTTAGCAGGTCAAGATACGGTTTATTTAGAGTTTGATGTATCCTATCGTGATAAATATAAACGTTTACTTGCCTACATTTACACAAAGGATGGCATTAGTGTGCAAGAACAGCTGTTAAAGAATGGATTAGCACGTGTAGCATATATTTATGATCCGAATACAAAGCATGTCGATTGGTTCAAATCTATTCAAAAGACTGCACAACAATCAGCTAGTGGCATTTGGTCAGTTGAAGACTATGTAACAAATCGCGGCTATGACAAGGAAACTTATTTGGCCGCTGTCAAAGAACAAGGTGATCAATCAACTACGAATTCAAGTACGAAGAATAATGGTAGCTGTGAAATCAAGGGCAATATTAACTCAAAGGGCAATAAAATTTACCATATGCCAGGACAACGTGATTTTGACAAAACTGAAGCAGAGGAAATGTTCTGTACAGAAGAAGAAGCAAAAGCAGCTGGATTTATTCCGGCAACAAGATAAATCGGTAAAAAAGAGTGTTTCTCTAAATGAGAGCACTCTTTTTCTATTTAGTCAAGCGAATTACAGTACAAAATAATGAATTTTACACTAATTATGGAATAATTTTATGATAAATGACTCGATTGTTATTTGAGAAACTGTGCAATTTATGGCATGCTATTTAATGGTAATGAGAAATATTCTCTATTAGAAAAATGGCATTCTATGAAAGAGGGAGGATGATTGAGGTGAGAAAAAATTTCTTAACAATTATCGTAATGATATGGATGATGGCTATGAGTTTGCCAACCCATTCAGAAGCTGCCATTGCAGATGGTACCTATTCACTCAATTATCAAGTGAATCAACCCGGTAGTAATTCGGCTTCAATGGCAAATGATTATTTCCTAAAGCCAGCAAAGCTCGTAGTGAAAAATGGTAAAATGACGATGCAAATTACCATCAAAAATAGTAGCTGGATGACACAATTTAATCCACCAGGTGGCGCGAAAGTGATTGGATCTAATGAATCTACTGATCAACGTACTGTTCAATTTTCAGTTGCCGATGCAAATGTAATTACTATTGCTATGAAGATTGATATTGATGATATCGACTACCATCATGCCTATAGCGTTGATTTTGTGTTTGATCGTTCAGGTTTACCAGAGGCACCTGTTGAAGAGCCAAAGGAGGAACCTAAGCAAGAAACAACACCAGTACAACAGCAACCAGCACAACCAGCTGCCCCAGTAGAACCACCAAAATCGTCGTCAGGAAGTAATACTTCTTCAAATAAACCAGCAACATCAACAGATTCAAAAGTCACAACTACCGAATCATCTCAGCAAACACAAGCTACAAAGGATGATTCGACAGAGACAGAAAAAAACACAACAGACACAGAGCAAGCTGAGCAGTCTGAGGTAGTAGAAAACCCCGAGACGAGTGATGAATTACCGATAGTAGCGCTAGTCGTATTCATCATAGCGGCAATTGTATTTGTCCGCACAAAACAAACAAAAACAAATGGGTAAATTAGGAGGAAATGAGCATGACTAAGAAATCAAAAGTAACAAAAGCGGTATTAGCATCACTAGTAGCAACATCGGCAATCGTTCCTGCCATCGCAGTAAATGCAGAAGTAGGCGGAGAAGTAACACGTACTGTAGAAACGACTTCGGCAGCGGTTACAAAGACGATTGATTTTAAAGTAGAAGATACTACGGGTCACTTAGGGAATTATATTAAAGGTCCTGGTAATTTAGTTGAAATGCAAGGCAAGCAATATATTGAAATCATAACAACAGATGCTGTATTAGCAATGATTACGTCTGCTACAGTAGATGGCAACACAATTATTGTTGAACATAGTGGTAAAAAACAAATTTATGTACCGGTAACGAAAGACTATGCGCCAGTAAAAATTGAATTAGCCGTTAACTTAATGGGCAACCCAGTAAAATCAACGGCTACATTAACGCCAGATGCAAAATCAATTAAAGAGGTAGCAACTGGAACAGATAAGCCAGCTGAAGAAAAAATCTTCAAAATCGGTAAAACATTCGAATCCGTTGCTAATGGTACGTATGATGTGAAATGGGATGCCTATAACGAAAAAGTAGGGAACTATACGGCTATTACTCGTAGCTTATCTCCTGATGCAAAATTAGTTGTTAAAGATGG containing:
- a CDS encoding transposase; its protein translation is MTIVKQMRLFDIHELMEMESSHRFDAILATFDLQPIFQLFSKKTMRGAPRELNYSAMIQSLVIRIIERIPTVKDLIKRLKNDLIFRLDCGFLLSDSVPSDSSYSRMVDVISQSEVFDKMQDELIQNAFTEGFLEEEHLAFDATHFEARDASKPSEKKEKIPKKRGRKSKEEHEAWLAEQAEIEANLTTYEKKLEAQLTIPTSTLWRDIPIEPKWGVKKNSDGKNTFWFGFKGHLAVLTKSQYIVARLMSSGNLSDSKAAIPLLKKVAEVVPNQFTTTIFDAGYDYKAIYRQILNQDMKAVIPYVKRRESEILGFDENFRPTCVREHSYCYDSYDEKYQCLKFTRPKECATCPLREDSLCQKVFKIKCETDIRKYTYPARGSALWEKLYKERTAVERVNAYLKEYFQLNNVRHRTGRKAKLHFNLVTFIYNACKLAVDRLNAQLNEQNTAA
- a CDS encoding YhcN/YlaJ family sporulation lipoprotein, producing MKKIWLSALLLLLLVGCNERDQVEMYTNTNDTQLQNEVAQLFKQEDAVEKVNILLVENELFVAMQLKPFSKWNKQKIEHKWQQKIEQQFEQQTVLVSTDFKLYWETSKLLEEKSQHKVLQKLQDLKKLSREET
- a CDS encoding stage V sporulation protein AD, coding for MVIVFQTKPALLASATVVGPLEKRSVFHTYFDKVLKDERVHKQTNEKGGAMLIAEACQLILKKSKLNNLDIDYLLGGDLINQMTPTNFAARELAISFIGMFSACATSVSSIIVAGLLTELGASDFAIAGASSQHNSVERQFRYPVNYGGQKPATAQWTVTAAGFVLVGKYQKKMPVLEAATIGKVIDYGATDPFHMGGAMAPAAFDTIQAHLKKRGQTVQDYDVIMTGDLGKIGLKILIAMFAQSGVKKEDLARFRDAGAEFFGEDSAFLAGASGAGCSAAVYSSYMIEQFKTGRYQKVLLVATGALLSPLSFQQGESIPCTAHAIEIGMG
- the isdC gene encoding heme uptake protein IsdC, with the protein product MRKNFLTIIVMIWMMAMSLPTHSEAAIADGTYSLNYQVNQPGSNSASMANDYFLKPAKLVVKNGKMTMQITIKNSSWMTQFNPPGGAKVIGSNESTDQRTVQFSVADANVITIAMKIDIDDIDYHHAYSVDFVFDRSGLPEAPVEEPKEEPKQETTPVQQQPAQPAAPVEPPKSSSGSNTSSNKPATSTDSKVTTTESSQQTQATKDDSTETEKNTTDTEQAEQSEVVENPETSDELPIVALVVFIIAAIVFVRTKQTKTNG
- a CDS encoding stage VI sporulation protein F, giving the protein MERSFSKQVERKTGVSFDEIMALAGALTHANFSDEKQVRKIVKKVSRLANKPITKELEDNIVKSILQDGKSLDFTKIEKMMK
- a CDS encoding YjcZ family sporulation protein — its product is MSGYGGWQQGCNYESPAYNNCNNSSTFVLIVVLFILLIIVGSVFI
- the spoVAC gene encoding stage V sporulation protein AC, producing the protein MNEQQYTTLKEQLTPQTPVSLNVLKAFGVGGVICTIGQAISYFYMMFFDFTEKTVGNPTVATMIFLAMLLTGFGYYRKLGQFAGAGSAVPVTGFGNAVISAAIEYKTEGFVLGVGGNMFKLAGAVILFGVVSAFFVGLVKLILVSVGVASW
- a CDS encoding 4-diphosphocytidyl-2C-methyl-D-erythritol kinase — translated: MCNVEGQPLLYIMSPSFILNTEIIQQEESTSLFIPTTMLKANNPLLEKQLSFFSKPMKEPRMLQFIMNDGERIYASIQKLQGEDVLLNCLHKERWIKVNQIVAIQHTL
- a CDS encoding YjcG family protein, whose translation is MKYGIVAFPSKKIQDLANTYRKRYDPHYALITPHLTLKDAFDADESQIVEISKSLEEISAQFAPLQIHASRISSFYPTTNAIYFRVEPTAQLENLHTSIQEKINLGVPKHVFAPHITIAQKMTASEHDDIFSQLRMVGVDETDVIDRIHLLYQLEDGSWTTYETYKLTGAE
- a CDS encoding CotY/CotZ family spore coat protein, with product MGCGRPESNSSSRPIASSSGCVCEVVRAILEIQNAAVQDECSSCTTNCFLEPLGGIVSPARNSVDTRVFTLLNKDGSPFFATFSTSNDDSACVSIYFRVEDIFDGCCATLRVLVPKNDNDCTVDLLNNEGTAISFREVCSVTQFEASDSCVTVDLDCFCAVQCIDDVDLGICN
- a CDS encoding phosphatidylglycerophosphatase A family protein — translated: MHNKSVRVHSDEVAKATHDALLRRHVKIEDIAEIVYTMQSPYNEGLTIEHCIQSVERVLNKREVQHAVLVGIELDELAEKKLLSPTLQKIVESDEGLFGVDETLALGSVFTYGSIAVTTFGHLDKQKIGIIEKLDTKAGESVNTFLDDLVGSIAACAASRLAHRMRDLEEDGETFAAIPPKALGPKQKKKKEI
- the spoVAE gene encoding stage V sporulation protein AE, with protein sequence MAFVVGGLICVIGQLIMDLGKLTPGHTLSILVVVGSILDGFGLYEALIDFAGAGATIPITSFGNSLTHGVMAEAEKHGWIGVLTGMFEVTSSGISAAILFGFIAAVIFKPKGKVD
- a CDS encoding thermonuclease family protein — translated: MKKFYFALLFLTLLLTACTEETGTDIGETQDIQGIVATTTATADKHDISQFEEFELQEVIDGDTIRINYNGKSEKVRFLLVDTPETNHETLGVQPFGPEAKAFTKELLAGQDTVYLEFDVSYRDKYKRLLAYIYTKDGISVQEQLLKNGLARVAYIYDPNTKHVDWFKSIQKTAQQSASGIWSVEDYVTNRGYDKETYLAAVKEQGDQSTTNSSTKNNGSCEIKGNINSKGNKIYHMPGQRDFDKTEAEEMFCTEEEAKAAGFIPATR
- a CDS encoding GNAT family N-acetyltransferase — protein: MFDVKLVTTDEDRERGFALRKEVFVKEQGVPLTLELDEHDATAIHFIVNDGVDTIATARIREIEPQIGKVERVCVLSSYRGKRLGILIMETVEQYAKSIDFKKLKLHAQSYAVPFYEKLGYVVISPEFMDAGIPHRAMEKEL
- a CDS encoding alpha/beta hydrolase, producing the protein MDKGTVKDVTFFSNALNEELELLIYIPANYSPLFEYNILIASDGRDYFQLGGIPRLADQLIDDYVIENMIIVGVPYKDYQDRKRKYIPTGDQFEAYMRFLAHELVPFLDAEFSTSQMGGGRALIGDSMAATISLMTAIHYPNIFGKAILQSPFVDEHVLQAVRQAKNLNTLSLYHIIGLREKEVILKDKSVKDFLTPNRELNQLFVSLGVDTFYEEFDGNHTWTYWKPDLKRALIEIFG